GTAACGGCCAGCGGGTGCAGCACCTTGGCCCCGAAGTAGGCCAGCTCCATGACCTCGCCGTAACTCAGGATCTCGATGTTGCGTGCGTCCTTGACCACGCGGGGATCGGCGCTCATCACTCCGTCCACGTCCTTCCAGGCCCACACCTCGTTTGCGCCCAGGGCCTTGCCGATGATGGTGGCCGAGAAATCGGTGCCGCCACGCCCCAGCGTGGTGATCGCGCCGCGCTCGGTCTCGCCCATGAAGCCCGAGACGACCGGGGTGACGCCCGCCGCGAGCAGCCCGCTCAGGCGGTCCTTGACCCGCTCGTAGGTGGTGGGCAGCGGCTTGGCATTGCCGAAATGCTGGTCGGTGAGGATGCCCGCCTCACCGCCGGTAAGGTGGTGGGCACGCAGGCCCTGCCCCTCCAGCGCCAGCGCCATCAGCGGGGCCGAGAGCCGCTCGCCAAAAGCCACGATCAGGTCGCGGCTGCGCGGCGTCAGCTCACGCAGCAGGTACACGCCGTAGACCGCCTGGCGCAGCGTCTCGTGCATCTCGCGAATCTCGCGTACGGCGGAGCTGTCGGGGGCCGCGCCCAATTCCTGGGCCGCCCCAAAGTGGCGGGTCCGCAGCGCAGCGATCTCGTCGTTGGCGGCGGCAATGTCCCCGCCCTCGGCGGCGTCCGCCAGGGTCAGCAGGCTGTTGGTCACGCCCGCCATGGCCGAGACCACCACCACCACCCGCACGCCGAGCGTGATGCTGCGGCCTGCCAGCGAGGCGCTGTGGCGGATGGCGCGGGCATCTTGCATGTTGGTCCCGCCGAATTTCATGACCAGGAGGGTGTCGCTCATGCGGCCAGTATGAAGCCGCAGACCGCAGGAGGCTGGGAGGCGTCTGGGCAGCAGACGCTTTCGCCCGTTCCTCAATGCAGCGTATGTTCCCTGGCCGCTACGTGGGTGGGCGGTGGCTGCACCGACAGGGCGGCGGTGACACCCAGCACCAGCGTCAGCATCAGCACCTCGGCTCCCAGGTGGAGCCGGATGCCCTGGTCCCGTGCAAACCAGCAGCGTTAGCGCCACCAGACCCAGCTTGAGCAGCAGCGTGCGCCCGTACGGGGAGGCCAGCAGTGCCTGGACACTTCTCACATGGGTAGACGACATGAACACGCCCGACACGGCCGGACTTACCCGCTTCACGGGAAGACAGCAGCTGAACATCACACCCGCCCGGGCAGGACGGCACCGTCTACCGCCGATGCCGCGCAGGCCAGTGTGTGTTCCTCAGAGCAGCTAAAAGGGCCGGGCCAGAAACCCGTAGGTGCCGGGGCCCACGTGGGCCCCGATTACCGGGCCCATCAACTGGACGCGGCCCTGCCGGACGTTCAGGCCGCTGCGGGTCACCGCCTGACGCATGGCGCTCAGGCGTCCGCTGTCGCGGCCCGCGTGCACGATGGAGACCGAGACGGCCTCGCGGCCAAACTTCTGGCACAGCTGATCGAGCATGTCCTCGGCGGCCTGGTTGGCCCGGATGCGGCGCACGGCCTTGAGTTCACCGTGGTCGAACTGCAGGATGGGACGCACCCCCAGCATGTTGCCCACCAGCGCCTGCGCCCGACCGATGCGTCCGCCACGGCGCAGGTATTCCAGCGAGGCCACGCTGAATTCTGCCTGCATCTGCCCGCGCATGGCCTCGACCGCCTGCCGGGCAGCTTCTCCGTCGCCGCCCGCCTGCAGCACGTCGCGCACCGCCAGCGCCGCCTCGGCCAGCGGCGTGGAGGCCAGCTCGCTGTCAATTACGGTAATGCGCCCGGTCTCGCCCAGGCTCTCGGCGGCCTGACGCGCATTGTTCACCGTTTCGGACAGCTTGCCCGAGAGGTGAATGCTGACCACACCCTCATAGGTGGCGAGCAGCTGCCGGTAGCGCTCGGCGAAGGCGGCGGCGGCCACCGGCGCCGTGGTGGCTGTGCCGCCCGCGCGCATGTGGTCATATACGGCGTCCGGATCGATCTCCTGCCAGTCCAGCAGACGGCGCTCCTGCAACTGCACGGTCAGGGGGATGACGTGCAGACCCAGCTTGAGGGCCTGTTCCGGGGGCAGATCGCAGGTCGAATCGGTCAGGACGGCGTACACAGCACGCATTCTCAGCGAAGGCTCACGCAGCTGTCTGTGCTGTTTTCTGCGCCCGCCCCACCGTTGGGGGGACCTGTCGGGCGGTGCCGCTTACCGTGATTTGTGCGCCATGACGGTCTGCAAGGCCCGCGGCCTCTATACTCCGCAGTCGTGAAGGACAGCAGCCAGGAAAACGCGCCCATGAAAATTGCAGTGCTGTGTCATGCCAGCGCGGGCGGATCGGGCGTGGTCGCCACCGAACTGGGCCTGAAGGTGGCGCGCGCCGGTCATGAGGTTCATTTTGTCGGGTCGGCCCAGCCCTTCCGGCTCTCCGGGCAGGGCGGCATGCGCGGCCCCTATTTTCATCAGGTCAGCAGCTTTGCCTACGCACTGTTCGAGCAGCCGTATCCCGAGCTGGCGGCCGCGAACACCCTGACCGAGGTGATGCTGGAATACGGCGTGGAACTCGCACACGCCCACTACGCCATTCCCCACGCCACGGCCGCCATTCATGCGCGCGCCATCGCGGGCCGGGGCCGGGTGATGACCACCCTGCACGGCACCGACGTGACGCTGGTGGGCGCCGAACCCACCTTCCGCCACACCACCCGCCACGCCATCGAGCGCAGCGACCACGTGACGGCCGTATCGGCCTTTCTGGCTGAACAGACGCATCAAGTCTTCGGCACCGACCGCGAGATCCAGGTGATCCACAATTTCGTGGACAGTGACCGGTTTGTGCGCATCACCGACCCCGAGGTGCGTGCGCGCTTTGCCCACCCGGACGAGGCGCTGCTGGTTCACGTCAGCAACTTCCGGCCGGTCAAGCGGGTCGAGGACGTGGTGCAGGTGTTCGCCCGCGTCGCCAGCGAGATCCCCGCCCGCCTGCTGATGATCGGCGACGGCCCGGACCGCTCGCGCGCCTTCGAGCTCGCGGGTCAGCTGGGAGTCATCGGCCGGACCCACTTCCTGGGATCGTTTCCGGACGTGGAGACCATCCTGGGCATCAGCGACCTGTTCCTGCTGCCCAGCAGCAACGAGAGCTTCGGGTTGGCCGCCCTGGAGGCCATGAGCTGTGAGGCGCCGGTGGTGGCCGCCCGCGCCGGGGGCATTCCCGAGGTGGTCGAGGACGGCGTGACCGGGCTGCTGTCGGCGGTCGGGGACGTCGACGCCATGGCCGACTCGGCGCTGCGCATTCTGCGCGACCGGGAGCTGTACCTCGCGATGGGTGCGGCCGCGCGGCACACGGCGGTGACCCGCTTTCATCCCGGCCTGATTGTTCCACAGTACCTCGCCGCCTACCGGCGAACCCTCAGCGGCCCATCCTGACGTTCACCGCCCTGTCCTCAGTGAAGGGCTGGACCCGCACAGTCCGGCCCACGTCCACCACAAACGCGTTCCAGCCTTTCTTGAGCTCGGCGCGGTAGCCTTTGCTCGCCGTGACGGTCACGTCCCCGCTGACCCAGGTGATGAAGAGCGCGGAGTTCCCGAGCATGGGCGTTACTTCGCGCAGCCCCTCGCCCTCATCGCGGTGGCCGTTGCCGTTGGCGTCCGGATAGATAAAGAGCCTGAGTTCAGCGACCTGCGCGGCGGCGCTGACCTGAACCGGATCGATCACGCCCGGCCACGACACGTTCTGCGGCGAGAGCGGGGCCTGGGCGCGCGCCGCCGGGGCACTTTCAGGCACCTCCAGCCGGAATTGACCGGCGGTGATCGGGGCGCTGACCACCTCCTGCACGGTCTGTCCGAAGGGAGTCACGGCGAACGCGCCGATGCGGCTGCCTCCCGCATTGCCCTCCACCGTGCCCGAGACGGTCAGGGCGGCGGCCGGGGACACGGTGGCCCCCAGCAGCAGCGCGAGAAATCGGGTCTTCATGCCTTCAGTCTACGCCCGGGCCTGATGCGGACATGATCGCAGGTGGGGCCGGGCCGTGCGGCCCTGGGGACGGCAACACGCAGGGAACAGAAAAAGGCCGTCAGCAGTTGCTGACGGCCTTCTCAGAAAAACGGTGAACCTTACTGGCCCAGGGCCGCTTTCACCAGATCGATGATCTCGGGCATGGTGTCGGCGACCGGCACGTTCGCGGCCTTGAAGGCGGCGAGCTTGCTCTCGGGGGTCCCGACGTTGCCCATGATGATGGCGCCCGCGTGGCCCATGCGCTTGCCGGCGGGGGCGCTGCGGCCGCTGATGAACGCCACCACGGGCTTTTTCATGTTCGCGGCGATGTACTCGGCGGCGGCTTCTTCGTCGGCACCACCGATCTCGCCGATCACGACGACCGCGTCGGTATCGGGGTCGGCCTCAAAGAGGGGCAGCACGTCGGCAAAGGTGGTGCCGATGACCGGGTCGCCGCCGATGCCCACGGTGGTGGAGGTACCCATGCCCGCGTCGTTCAGCAGCTTGGCAGCTTCGTACGTCAGCGTGCCCGAGCGGCTGATCAGGCCGATGCGGCCGGGGTTGGTGTAGATCTTGTTGGGCATGATGCCCACCTTGGCTTCCCCGTTGGTGACCAGGCCGGGGCAGTTGCCGCCGATCAGGCGAATGCCCTCGCCGCCGGCCGCGCGGTTCTCGGCGTCCAGCGCCTTGACTTCCTGCACGGCCTTCATCATGTCCACGGTGGGCACGCCCTCGGTGATCAGGATGATCAGGGGAACGCCGGCGTGGGCGGCTTCCAGCACGGCGTCGGCGGCGCCGGCAGGCGGCACGAAGATGATCGAGACGTTGGCCCCGGTCGCCTTCTTGGCCTCGGCCACCGAGTTGAACACCGGCCAGCCCTCGAAATCGGTGCCGCCCTTGCCGGGCGTGACGCCCGCGACGACCTGGGTGCCGAATTCCTTCATGGCGCGGCTGTGGCTTGCGCCCTCGCGGCCGGTCATGCCCTGCACGATGACCTTGCTGTCCTTGTTGACGAGAATACCCATTACTTGTTCGCCTCCTTGGCGGCTTCGGCGGCGGCGTCGAACATGTTAGGGAACATCTGGATCAGCGGGCTGTTGACCTCGGCGAGCAGCGCCTTGGCCTCCTCTTCCGCCGTGCCCGCGATGCGCATGCGCACCGGCTTGGTCAGGATGCCCTCGTTCAGTGCCTGGATGACGCCCTTGGCAACCTCATCGGCGCGGGTGATGCCGCCGAAGATATTGATGAAGATGGCCTTGACATCGGTGTCCTTGCTGACGAGCTTGACCGCGTTGTACACGATCTCGGCCTTGGCGCCGCCCCCGATGTCCAGGAAGTTGGCGGGCTTGGCCCCGGCGCGGTTCACCACGTCCAGCGAGGTCATCACGATGCCGGCGCCGTTGCCCAGCACGCCCACATTGCCGTCGTCGAGCTTGACGTAGGCGAAGCCGTACTTGCTCGCCTCGATCTCCAGGGGATGCTCGGCTTCCAGTTCGCGCCAGTCGGCGAGGTCCTGGTGGCGGTACATGGCGTTGTCGTCGATCTCGAACTTGGTGTCCAGGGCGATGGGCGTGCCCGACTCGTCCACG
The genomic region above belongs to Deinococcus aerophilus and contains:
- a CDS encoding aspartate kinase, which gives rise to MSDTLLVMKFGGTNMQDARAIRHSASLAGRSITLGVRVVVVVSAMAGVTNSLLTLADAAEGGDIAAANDEIAALRTRHFGAAQELGAAPDSSAVREIREMHETLRQAVYGVYLLRELTPRSRDLIVAFGERLSAPLMALALEGQGLRAHHLTGGEAGILTDQHFGNAKPLPTTYERVKDRLSGLLAAGVTPVVSGFMGETERGAITTLGRGGTDFSATIIGKALGANEVWAWKDVDGVMSADPRVVKDARNIEILSYGEVMELAYFGAKVLHPLAVTPLQDSGIPLRVKSAADPDFPGTLVQAEAHDEAGQPVKAVTAIRGVSIINISGAGVLGIPEVIASVFDAIARENITLLMVSQSSSMSNVSLAVQSGDAERTLSALRAGVSRELKVDQQSGVAVLAIVGSGMRGQKGVSARMFTALAAHDVNILMISQGSSELNVSVAIEGSQVDDATRAVHAAFSLGQSVEAAD
- a CDS encoding DegV family protein, producing MRAVYAVLTDSTCDLPPEQALKLGLHVIPLTVQLQERRLLDWQEIDPDAVYDHMRAGGTATTAPVAAAAFAERYRQLLATYEGVVSIHLSGKLSETVNNARQAAESLGETGRITVIDSELASTPLAEAALAVRDVLQAGGDGEAARQAVEAMRGQMQAEFSVASLEYLRRGGRIGRAQALVGNMLGVRPILQFDHGELKAVRRIRANQAAEDMLDQLCQKFGREAVSVSIVHAGRDSGRLSAMRQAVTRSGLNVRQGRVQLMGPVIGAHVGPGTYGFLARPF
- the bshA gene encoding N-acetyl-alpha-D-glucosaminyl L-malate synthase BshA, with the protein product MKIAVLCHASAGGSGVVATELGLKVARAGHEVHFVGSAQPFRLSGQGGMRGPYFHQVSSFAYALFEQPYPELAAANTLTEVMLEYGVELAHAHYAIPHATAAIHARAIAGRGRVMTTLHGTDVTLVGAEPTFRHTTRHAIERSDHVTAVSAFLAEQTHQVFGTDREIQVIHNFVDSDRFVRITDPEVRARFAHPDEALLVHVSNFRPVKRVEDVVQVFARVASEIPARLLMIGDGPDRSRAFELAGQLGVIGRTHFLGSFPDVETILGISDLFLLPSSNESFGLAALEAMSCEAPVVAARAGGIPEVVEDGVTGLLSAVGDVDAMADSALRILRDRELYLAMGAAARHTAVTRFHPGLIVPQYLAAYRRTLSGPS
- the sucD gene encoding succinate--CoA ligase subunit alpha, giving the protein MGILVNKDSKVIVQGMTGREGASHSRAMKEFGTQVVAGVTPGKGGTDFEGWPVFNSVAEAKKATGANVSIIFVPPAGAADAVLEAAHAGVPLIILITEGVPTVDMMKAVQEVKALDAENRAAGGEGIRLIGGNCPGLVTNGEAKVGIMPNKIYTNPGRIGLISRSGTLTYEAAKLLNDAGMGTSTTVGIGGDPVIGTTFADVLPLFEADPDTDAVVVIGEIGGADEEAAAEYIAANMKKPVVAFISGRSAPAGKRMGHAGAIIMGNVGTPESKLAAFKAANVPVADTMPEIIDLVKAALGQ